Proteins encoded together in one Chitinophaga sp. LS1 window:
- a CDS encoding alpha-L-arabinofuranosidase C-terminal domain-containing protein, which produces MTRYLKLFSIKQVFSNRDLTRDLTLFLFKQAFLNCNIQRYLTPVLIILFPLISSVAFAQHPGAVVFSSAKFKTGDAPLWASSSFDDHSWGTIVPGKVWQEQGYPDYHGYAWYRFHVRLHKSGHWQDSLRIFLAHVNDVDATYLNGVLIGKTGTTPEDKGGYVSKWPNVRSYHLAADHPAIKWDKENVIAVRVYDGGGTGGIFMGQPFVDMLEKVDGINVSLGKIKNNFGLRIEGTFSYSVLDEGREIKHASIPTSLAPLEEKTFPVDAPQKDGIVFKYTFKETGTGLTTQGQIIVPYIQTPAPGVFPRINNALVSGARPGHPILFRIAATGATPLTYKVTGLPSGLMQEGAIIKGSIAAVGHYPIQIQVSNSHGTTSKTILIKVDSLLQLTPPMGWNSWNCWGLSVSEDKVKNSAQALIDKGLADHGWSYINIDDGWQAAARNADGNLSPNEKFGDMKGLGDWLHNQGLKFGIYSSPGPLTCGGFLGSYQHESADANVYSAWGVDYLKYDWCSYVQTDTSLAAYIYPFKVMQQALASQNRDIVYNLCQYGMKRVWEWGPSVNAQSWRTTEDIDDTWESLYNIGFSQGPLAPYAGPGKWNDPDMMIVGQVGWGESLHPSRLTPDEQYTHVSLWSLLSAPLLIGCDISKLDSFTLNLLTNDEVIAIDQDTLGKQAVRVKDNIWVKELSDGSKAIGIFNLDTVYRDITLSFKEVGLPSKVLLHNVWRQRDERFCTDSFRAKIPPHGVKLLKAFPVIQSTIEVKSLRSEDTIPSTLHGIFFEEISHAGEGGLYAEMIQNRGFEESRIPAGTKLVNGMLEAPPTEWKMEWPYKSDWPAWSVKRDSNDDKVVSGTNAKLISPNVFLTIDHPLSAATPHSLKLQAPATLINEGFWGIAVKAGESYQLSFYLRGYKGTVTAGLTSHDHIIAAHQFDIATNNDWQKYECVLVPDSTADKAKFFLDFGSKGTANVDFVSLFPIKTFHNRPNGLRNDIATLIDSLHPSFVRWPGGCFVEGITIESAPNWKNTIGKLENRPGTFSPWGYWSSDGFGYHEYLQFCEDIHADALFVFNAGTSCEYRSGTSVPDSLLQPYIQDALDAIEYAIGPVTSKWGALRTSNGHPTPFPLKYVEVGNEQHGPVYAKRYNRFYDAIHAKYPNITILASMGIGDVNRHTLDSMQHVQRVDEHAYKDAYWSMRNFDHFDKYKRGDWDMYVGEYATNSGVGTGNMQAAVSDAIYVLSMEKNADLVKMSSYAPLLVNEHDVDWPVNLIHFDAANSYARISYYAIKLLADNKADFNLPTSVTVSSDNDAPLYSGGIGVGTWDTEAEFKDIKVNGQAFDLSEWSFPRGAWKVTDSSIAQTAEGAQQLAVLKNHSFDSYTLTLKARKTGGVNAFMIPFAVLDSNTYLRAHIGSWWNSHCVFESVTNGYDVAGISDQKKINPLETGRWYDVKLDVGKDTVKCFLNDTLIMQYIPPQKFYSIAGKAKNGDVIVKAVNGYGSSVMADIKLETAGKHVLVISSLSAPANAENSMEAPMEYVPETLVGDSLQVVLKPNSVNVIRILH; this is translated from the coding sequence ATGACCAGATATTTGAAGCTATTTTCTATTAAGCAGGTATTCTCAAATAGGGATCTGACCAGGGATTTAACGCTATTTCTTTTTAAGCAGGCATTCTTAAATTGCAATATCCAACGATATCTGACACCTGTTCTGATCATCCTTTTCCCGCTGATTTCTTCTGTTGCTTTTGCACAGCATCCCGGAGCAGTCGTATTTTCTTCTGCAAAATTCAAAACAGGTGATGCTCCACTTTGGGCTTCTTCATCGTTTGATGATCATTCATGGGGGACTATTGTTCCGGGTAAGGTTTGGCAGGAACAAGGCTATCCTGATTACCATGGATATGCGTGGTACCGGTTTCATGTTCGGTTACACAAGAGCGGGCATTGGCAAGATAGCTTACGGATATTTCTCGCACATGTGAATGATGTGGATGCTACCTATTTGAATGGTGTATTAATTGGTAAAACAGGTACTACGCCGGAGGATAAAGGTGGGTATGTAAGTAAATGGCCGAATGTGCGGTCGTATCACTTAGCGGCAGATCATCCGGCTATAAAATGGGATAAGGAGAATGTGATAGCGGTGAGGGTGTATGATGGCGGTGGCACCGGAGGGATATTTATGGGACAGCCTTTTGTAGATATGTTGGAGAAAGTGGATGGGATCAATGTAAGTTTGGGTAAGATTAAGAATAACTTTGGCCTGCGAATAGAAGGGACCTTTAGTTATTCAGTTTTAGATGAAGGCCGGGAGATTAAACATGCTTCTATTCCAACAAGTCTTGCTCCCCTTGAAGAGAAAACCTTTCCAGTTGATGCACCTCAGAAAGATGGCATTGTATTTAAATACACATTCAAAGAAACGGGCACTGGTCTGACCACACAAGGACAGATAATAGTCCCTTACATTCAAACACCCGCGCCAGGTGTATTCCCAAGAATCAATAATGCGTTGGTATCAGGTGCACGTCCCGGCCATCCTATATTATTCCGTATCGCAGCTACAGGCGCCACACCTTTAACTTATAAAGTAACAGGATTGCCATCCGGTCTTATGCAGGAAGGAGCTATCATAAAAGGATCCATTGCTGCTGTTGGCCACTACCCTATTCAAATACAGGTGTCCAATTCCCATGGTACTACTTCAAAAACCATCCTGATAAAAGTCGATTCTCTTTTACAACTCACGCCTCCTATGGGGTGGAACAGCTGGAACTGCTGGGGCCTGAGCGTGAGCGAAGATAAAGTAAAAAACTCTGCACAGGCGTTGATTGACAAAGGCCTCGCAGATCATGGCTGGTCTTATATCAACATTGACGACGGTTGGCAGGCAGCAGCACGCAATGCAGATGGTAATCTTTCACCCAATGAAAAATTTGGAGATATGAAAGGACTCGGTGACTGGCTACACAATCAAGGTTTAAAATTCGGTATCTACTCCTCCCCCGGCCCACTGACCTGTGGCGGTTTTCTGGGTTCATATCAACATGAATCAGCCGATGCAAATGTCTATAGTGCATGGGGAGTAGATTATCTAAAATATGACTGGTGTAGTTATGTGCAAACAGATACGTCATTAGCTGCTTATATCTATCCGTTCAAAGTGATGCAGCAGGCATTGGCGTCGCAAAACAGGGATATTGTATACAATCTTTGTCAGTATGGGATGAAGCGGGTATGGGAATGGGGGCCATCTGTCAATGCCCAAAGCTGGCGTACGACAGAAGATATCGATGATACATGGGAGAGCCTATATAATATCGGGTTTAGTCAGGGGCCACTGGCACCGTATGCAGGCCCAGGTAAATGGAATGATCCGGATATGATGATCGTAGGTCAGGTGGGTTGGGGAGAAAGTCTGCATCCTTCCAGATTGACACCTGATGAGCAATATACGCATGTAAGTTTGTGGAGTTTGTTATCAGCACCGTTGTTGATTGGTTGCGATATTAGCAAACTGGATAGCTTTACGTTGAATTTATTGACGAATGATGAGGTGATTGCGATAGATCAGGATACATTAGGGAAGCAGGCGGTACGGGTGAAGGATAATATCTGGGTGAAGGAATTATCTGATGGTAGCAAGGCAATTGGAATATTTAATTTAGATACAGTATATCGTGATATCACCTTATCATTTAAAGAGGTAGGACTGCCATCAAAAGTATTATTACATAATGTATGGAGACAGCGTGATGAACGATTTTGCACAGATAGCTTTCGTGCAAAAATACCACCGCATGGGGTAAAATTGCTAAAAGCCTTTCCTGTTATACAAAGTACAATTGAGGTTAAAAGTTTACGCTCTGAAGATACAATCCCGTCTACCTTACATGGCATCTTTTTTGAAGAAATCAGTCATGCAGGAGAAGGGGGATTATATGCTGAAATGATTCAGAACAGGGGATTTGAAGAGAGTCGGATACCAGCGGGGACTAAACTGGTAAATGGTATGCTGGAGGCGCCGCCAACAGAATGGAAAATGGAATGGCCTTATAAGAGTGACTGGCCGGCATGGTCGGTGAAAAGGGATAGTAATGACGACAAGGTTGTATCCGGGACTAATGCAAAATTAATTTCTCCCAATGTTTTTCTGACTATAGATCACCCTTTATCGGCTGCTACACCACACTCATTAAAACTACAAGCCCCTGCCACCTTAATCAATGAAGGCTTTTGGGGTATCGCTGTGAAAGCTGGTGAAAGCTATCAACTATCTTTCTATTTAAGAGGGTATAAAGGTACTGTCACAGCAGGTTTAACATCTCACGATCATATCATAGCTGCACATCAATTTGATATTGCCACTAATAATGACTGGCAAAAATACGAATGTGTACTTGTGCCAGATAGTACGGCTGACAAAGCAAAATTCTTTTTAGACTTTGGCTCGAAAGGCACTGCAAATGTAGACTTCGTTTCGCTATTTCCTATCAAAACTTTTCACAACAGACCTAACGGCTTACGCAATGATATTGCTACCCTAATCGACAGTCTGCATCCATCCTTTGTAAGATGGCCAGGTGGCTGCTTCGTAGAAGGCATTACCATTGAAAGCGCGCCCAACTGGAAAAACACGATTGGTAAATTAGAAAATCGCCCAGGTACATTTAGTCCGTGGGGATATTGGAGCAGCGATGGATTTGGATACCATGAATATTTGCAATTCTGTGAAGATATCCATGCAGATGCATTGTTTGTATTCAACGCAGGTACATCCTGCGAATACCGTAGCGGCACATCAGTACCAGATTCATTATTACAACCCTACATTCAGGATGCACTGGATGCAATAGAATATGCCATAGGGCCGGTTACATCCAAATGGGGAGCTCTAAGGACTTCCAACGGGCACCCCACACCTTTTCCATTGAAATATGTAGAGGTAGGCAATGAACAGCATGGCCCTGTCTATGCAAAGCGATATAATCGCTTTTATGATGCCATACATGCAAAGTATCCAAACATTACCATCCTGGCCAGCATGGGCATCGGTGATGTAAACAGGCATACCTTAGACAGTATGCAACATGTACAACGGGTAGATGAACATGCTTACAAAGATGCTTATTGGAGCATGCGGAATTTCGATCACTTTGATAAATACAAACGTGGCGACTGGGATATGTATGTAGGAGAATACGCCACCAATTCCGGCGTAGGCACAGGTAATATGCAGGCGGCGGTAAGTGATGCAATTTATGTACTCAGCATGGAGAAGAATGCTGATTTAGTAAAGATGTCTTCTTACGCTCCTCTTTTAGTAAATGAACATGATGTAGACTGGCCGGTTAATCTTATTCATTTTGATGCAGCGAATAGTTATGCGCGTATTTCTTATTATGCCATTAAATTACTCGCAGATAATAAAGCGGATTTCAATCTACCTACATCAGTTACTGTTTCTTCTGATAATGACGCCCCACTTTATTCAGGAGGTATTGGTGTAGGCACATGGGATACAGAAGCTGAATTCAAAGATATCAAAGTAAATGGTCAGGCATTTGATCTTTCAGAATGGTCATTTCCAAGAGGTGCCTGGAAAGTAACTGACTCTTCTATTGCGCAAACTGCGGAAGGCGCACAGCAACTGGCAGTATTAAAAAACCACTCTTTCGATAGTTACACATTAACACTGAAGGCACGCAAAACAGGTGGGGTCAATGCGTTCATGATCCCGTTTGCAGTATTGGATAGTAATACTTATTTACGGGCACATATTGGTTCATGGTGGAATAGTCATTGTGTATTTGAAAGTGTTACGAATGGGTATGACGTAGCGGGGATTTCAGATCAAAAGAAAATAAATCCTTTGGAAACCGGGCGTTGGTATGATGTAAAATTAGACGTGGGCAAGGATACGGTGAAGTGCTTTTTAAATGATACATTGATTATGCAATATATCCCGCCGCAGAAATTCTATAGTATAGCGGGGAAGGCGAAGAATGGGGATGTTATTGTAAAAGCGGTAAATGGGTATGGTTCATCAGTAATGGCGGATATTAAACTTGAAACAGCGGGGAAGCATGTTTTAGTAATTAGTTCCTTATCGGCTCCTGCGAATGCGGAGAATAGTATGGAAGCGCCGATGGAATATGTACCGGAGACGTTGGTGGGAGATTCTTTGCAAGTGGTATTAAAGCCGAATTCGGTGAATGTAATCAGGATATTACATTAG